aacccatcaccacaactcccaaatcaacagcaaccacagaaaagccttccactgtcatattaaccacaacaaaacccagcacaacatccactaattgctttgtttgtaagtggtcagactggacaagtaatggttaccctgacactaacccagatggtggagagtatgaaaccttagacaaaattaccgatccagatctaaatacttgcagtagaccattggaaatagaatgtagagcaacacaatacaaagacgtacctttgaatgaactagatcagaaagtaacatgcaatccagtagatggactgatctgtcataacaaagatcaaagtgtaccttttacttgttttgactatgaaatacgagtcaaatgttgcatcaatatgtgtaagtcttcaaccactgttacaacttcatcaacaacaaccaaaggaacagcagccacagaaaagcccagtaccaaagctcccacaactactgaaaaaccaacagtgacagaaagtcccactactacaaccacaatcacagaaaaatccaccacagcacccacagaaaagactactacttcagcgacaacaggaaaacctatcaccaccacaacaacccaatcaacagcagtcacagaaaagcccagtaccaaagctcccacaaccactgaaaaaccaacagtgacagaaagtcccactactacaaccacaatcacagaaaaatccaccacagcacccacagaaaagactactacttcagcgacaacaggaaaacctatcaccaccacaacaacccagtcaacagcagccacagaaaagcccagtaccaaagctcccacaactactgaaaaaccaacagtgacagaaagtcccactactacaaccacaatcacagaaaaatccaccacagcacccacagaaaagactactacttcagcgacaacaggaaaacctattaccaccacaaaaacacaatcaacagcagccacagaaaagactactacttcagcaacaacagaaaaacccatcaccacaactcccaaatcaacagcaaccacagaaaagccttccactgtcatattaaccacaacaaaacccagcacaacatccactaattgctttgtttgtaagtggtcagactggacaagtaatggttaccctgacactaacccagatggtggagagtatgaaccttagacaaaattaccgatccagatctaaatacttgcagtagaccattggaaatagaatgtagagcaacacaatacaaagacgtacctttgaatgaactagatcagaaagtaacatgcaatccagtagatggactgatctgtcataacaaagatcaaagtgtaccttttacttgttttgactatgaaatacgagtcaaatgttgcatcaatatgtgtaagtcttcaaccactgttacaacttcatcaacaacaaccaaaggaaGGTCCACAACAACCTCTGTAATTACTACAGAAAAAGGCAGCACAAGTTCtgccacaatcacagaaaatccCACAACAACCGCAATCACAACAAAACCTTCCACTACTTcaccagccacagaaaagcctaCCACACTAACAACATTTACAGAGCCGCCAATTACCACTActgttacaacaacaaaaacacccaCCACAGCAACTCCAGAAGTTGTTACATATACAACGGTTACAACAGTGGAATTAACAAAACCTGTGGTCAAGagtacaacaacaaccacaggaAAACCCACCACTACAAccaaaatcacaacaaaacccGTCACTACAGCATCCGAATCAACaacagccacagaaaaaaacaccccagtagtcacagaaaagcccagtaccaaagctcccacaactactgaaaaaccaacagtgacagaaagtcccactactacaaccacaatcacagaaaaatccaccacagcacccacagaaaagactactacttcagcgacaacaggaaaacctatcaccaccacaacaacccagtcaacagcagtcacagaaaagcccagtaccaaatcccccacaaccactgaaaaaccaacagtgacagaaagtcccactactacaaccacaatcacagaaaaatccaccacagcacccacagaaaagactactacttcagcgacaacaggaaaacctatcaccaccacaacaacccagtcaacagcagccacagaaaagcccagtaccaaagctcccacaactactgaaaaaccaacagtgacagaaagtcccactactacaaccacaatcacagaaaaatccaccacagcacccacagaaaagactactacttcagcgacaacaggaaaacctatcaccaccacaaaacacaatcaacagcagccacagaaaagactactacttcagcaacaacagaaaaacccatcaccacaactcccaaatcaacagcaaccacagaaaagccttccactgtcatattaaccacaacaaaacccagcacaacatccactaattgctttgtttgtaagtggtcagactggacaagtaatggttaccctgacactaacccagatggtggagagtatgaaaccttagacaaaattaccgatccagatctaaatacttgcagtagaccattggaaatagaatgtagagcaacacaatacaaagacgtacctttgaatgaactagatcagaaagtaacatgcaatccagtagatggactgatctgtcataacaaagatcaaagtgtaccttttacttgttttgactatgaaat
Above is a window of Lates calcarifer isolate ASB-BC8 linkage group LG10, TLL_Latcal_v3, whole genome shotgun sequence DNA encoding:
- the LOC127142874 gene encoding uncharacterized protein LOC127142874 isoform X2 produces the protein MTVEGFSVVAVDLGVVVMGFSVVAEVVVFSVAAVDCVFVVVIGFPVVAEVVVFSVGAVVDFSVIVVVVVGLSVTVGFSVVVGALVLGFSVAAVDWVVVVVIGFPVVAEVVVFSVGAVVDFSVIVVVVVGLSVTVGFSVVVGDLVLGFSVTAVDWVVVVVIGFPVVAEVVVFSVGAVVDFSVIVVVVVGLSVTVGFSVVVGALVLGFSVTTGVFFSVAVVDSDAVVTGFVVILVVVVGFPVVVVVLLTTGFVNSTVVTVVYVTTSGVAVVGVFVVVTVVVIGGSVNVVSVVGFSVAGEVVEGFVVIAVVVGFSVIVAELVLPFSVVITEVVVDLPLVVVDEVVTVVEDLHILMQHLTRIS
- the LOC127142874 gene encoding uncharacterized protein LOC127142874 isoform X3, coding for MGFSVVAEVVVFSVAAVDCVFVVVIGFPVVAEVVVFSVGAVVDFSVIVVVVVGLSVTVGFSVVVGALVLGFSVAAVDWVVVVVIGFPVVAEVVVFSVGAVVDFSVIVVVVVGLSVTVGFSVVVGDLVLGFSVTAVDWVVVVVIGFPVVAEVVVFSVGAVVDFSVIVVVVVGLSVTVGFSVVVGALVLGFSVTTGVFFSVAVVDSDAVVTGFVVILVVVVGFPVVVVVLLTTGFVNSTVVTVVYVTTSGVAVVGVFVVVTVVVIGGSVNVVSVVGFSVAGEVVEGFVVIAVVVGFSVIVAELVLPFSVVITEVVVDLPLVVVDEVVTVVEDLHILMQHLTRIS
- the LOC127142874 gene encoding uncharacterized protein LOC127142874 isoform X1, yielding MGFSVVAEVVVFSVAAVDCVFVVVIGFPVVAEVVVFSVGAVVDFSVIVVVVVGLSVTVGFSVVVGALVLGFSVAAVDWVVVVVIGFPVVAEVVVFSVGAVVDFSVIVVVVVGLSVTVGFSVVVGDLVLGFSVTAVDWVVVVLIGFPVVAEVVVFSVGAVVDFSVIVVVVVGLSVTVGFSVVVGDLVLGFSVTAVDWVVVVVIGFPVVAEVVVFSVGAVVDFSVIVVVVVGLSVTVGFSVVVGALVLGFSVAAVDWVVVVVIGFPVVAEVVVFSVGAVVDFSVIVVVVVGLSVTVGFSVVVGDLVLGFSVTAVDWVVVVVIGFPVVAEVVVFSVGAVVDFSVIVVVVVGLSVTVGFSVVVGALVLGFSVTTGVFFSVAVVDSDAVVTGFVVILVVVVGFPVVVVVLLTTGFVNSTVVTVVYVTTSGVAVVGVFVVVTVVVIGGSVNVVSVVGFSVAGEVVEGFVVIAVVVGFSVIVAELVLPFSVVITEVVVDLPLVVVDEVVTVVEDLHILMQHLTRIS